A window of Martelella mediterranea DSM 17316 contains these coding sequences:
- a CDS encoding SDR family NAD(P)-dependent oxidoreductase translates to MAGRLDGKIALITGAGTGIGEAIAHKFAREGARLLLAGLPGDPIDDVAAAIRDKGGEAETFPGDLGDHGVAETCVAEAIKRYDRLDILINNAGVFLEAAECQDYSVENFDRTITDNVRSVFLMTKYALPHLQETHGVVISAGSEAGEVGEANNTPYGGTKGFVHAFMRGVAFEQGKYGVRANCVCPGPVDTAWTHTDTGPMNDQMEKMTLAGTVLGRRGTPEEIANVYAFIASDEASNVTGALWYVDGGTTIAKGGPGQMVPDELKAEPRRISILSTAAMA, encoded by the coding sequence ATGGCTGGACGATTGGACGGAAAGATCGCCCTCATTACCGGAGCCGGAACAGGGATCGGAGAGGCCATCGCGCACAAATTCGCCAGGGAGGGCGCGAGGCTGCTGCTTGCCGGCCTACCCGGCGACCCTATCGATGACGTCGCCGCCGCCATCCGCGACAAGGGCGGCGAGGCGGAGACCTTCCCCGGTGATCTCGGCGACCATGGCGTTGCCGAGACCTGCGTCGCGGAAGCCATCAAGCGTTATGATCGTCTCGACATCCTGATCAACAATGCGGGGGTGTTTCTCGAGGCCGCTGAGTGCCAGGACTATTCCGTCGAGAATTTCGACCGTACCATAACCGATAACGTCCGCTCGGTATTCCTGATGACCAAATACGCGCTTCCGCATCTGCAGGAGACGCACGGCGTCGTGATTTCCGCCGGCTCGGAAGCCGGGGAGGTCGGCGAAGCAAACAACACGCCCTACGGCGGGACCAAGGGCTTCGTGCACGCCTTCATGCGCGGCGTCGCGTTCGAACAGGGCAAATACGGCGTGCGGGCGAACTGTGTCTGCCCGGGACCGGTGGATACAGCCTGGACCCACACCGATACTGGCCCGATGAACGATCAGATGGAGAAGATGACGCTCGCGGGCACCGTGCTCGGACGCCGGGGCACGCCGGAGGAAATCGCCAATGTCTACGCCTTCATCGCTTCCGACGAGGCGTCGAACGTCACCGGCGCGCTGTGGTATGTTGACGGCGGCACGACGATCGCCAAGGGCGGCCCCGGCCAGATGGTTCCGGACGAACTGAAAGCCGAGCCGAGACGGATCTCGATCTTGAGCACAGCCGCGATGGCATGA
- a CDS encoding DNA topoisomerase IB, protein MDDEVFILKQAGLVYVSDREPGISRERRGRGFSYRMPDGTLVRDKAMRRRLDALAIPPAHERVWICMRPNGHLQATGYVARGRKQYRYHPDWRALREEKKYDQLVDFAAALPRIRRRARRDAGQFDNLPRAVLGAMTMLLDAAHLRIGNRSYLEENGTYGASTLLKRHVRFGEHLELEFAGKGGRRARRRLQAPRLQRVLERIADLPGRELFGWREEDGTPRSIDSGQLNAYLAEIAGAPFSAKTFRTWGGTVAAFSVAERDVRNGETPLIRTMSEAAASELSNTPTICRNSYIHPAVLALSNDAAERGLLMRQAARPAKLINGLRVSESRLTAFLKGARRLS, encoded by the coding sequence ATGGACGATGAGGTCTTCATTCTGAAACAGGCGGGCCTTGTCTACGTCAGCGACCGGGAGCCCGGTATCTCGCGCGAACGCCGCGGCCGCGGCTTCAGCTACCGTATGCCGGACGGCACCCTCGTCCGGGACAAGGCAATGCGTCGGCGGCTGGACGCGCTGGCGATCCCGCCCGCCCACGAACGCGTCTGGATCTGCATGCGGCCCAACGGCCACCTGCAGGCGACAGGCTACGTCGCCCGGGGACGCAAGCAATATCGCTACCATCCGGATTGGCGGGCACTCCGGGAGGAAAAGAAGTATGACCAGCTCGTCGATTTCGCGGCGGCCCTGCCGCGGATTCGTCGGCGTGCCCGCCGCGATGCCGGACAATTCGATAATCTGCCGCGCGCCGTTCTCGGCGCCATGACAATGCTTCTCGATGCCGCGCATTTGCGAATTGGAAACCGATCCTATCTCGAGGAAAATGGCACCTACGGCGCCTCGACCCTACTCAAGCGGCATGTGCGCTTCGGCGAGCACCTGGAGCTCGAGTTTGCCGGAAAAGGGGGACGGCGGGCGCGCCGCCGGCTGCAGGCGCCGCGCCTGCAACGTGTCCTGGAGCGGATCGCGGACCTGCCCGGTCGCGAGCTCTTCGGCTGGCGGGAGGAGGACGGCACGCCGCGTTCCATCGATTCCGGACAGCTGAACGCCTATCTCGCCGAAATTGCCGGCGCACCGTTTTCGGCGAAGACCTTCCGCACCTGGGGCGGTACCGTGGCCGCCTTTAGTGTCGCTGAGCGGGATGTCCGCAACGGCGAAACGCCGCTTATCCGGACCATGTCGGAAGCCGCCGCAAGTGAGCTTTCCAACACGCCGACGATCTGCCGCAACAGCTACATCCATCCCGCCGTGCTGGCGCTTTCCAATGACGCGGCGGAGCGCGGGCTGCTAATGCGCCAGGCGGCGCGTCCGGCAAAACTGATCAACGGTTTGCGCGTATCCGAAAGCCGCCTCACCGCCTTTCTGAAAGGCGCGCGGCGACTTTCGTAA
- a CDS encoding DUF421 domain-containing protein: METVIRGFAIYIALLAILRFSGRRAVAQMTPFDFVLLLIVAETTQQALLGDDFSITNAVILIIVLFTIDVGLSYVKRWTPRLALFLDGTPTVLISDGRPDLRALKRSRVSLEDVLATARQLHGLERLDQIKSAVLESDGGVSIVPR; encoded by the coding sequence ATGGAAACCGTTATCCGCGGCTTCGCCATCTATATCGCCTTGCTGGCGATCCTGCGTTTTTCCGGCCGGCGCGCCGTGGCCCAGATGACGCCCTTTGACTTTGTCCTTCTGCTGATCGTGGCGGAGACTACACAGCAGGCGCTTCTCGGTGACGACTTCTCGATTACCAATGCTGTCATTCTCATCATCGTTCTGTTCACGATTGATGTCGGTCTTTCCTACGTCAAACGGTGGACGCCAAGGCTTGCATTGTTCCTCGATGGTACCCCGACCGTGCTGATATCCGACGGTAGACCTGACCTGAGAGCGTTGAAACGGTCCCGGGTGAGCCTGGAGGATGTCCTGGCGACAGCGCGACAGCTCCACGGGCTGGAACGCCTTGACCAGATCAAATCGGCGGTTCTCGAATCGGACGGCGGTGTAAGCATCGTTCCGCGATAG
- a CDS encoding DUF1328 domain-containing protein: MLKWALIFLVISLVAGFFGFTGVSAAAAKIAKILFFIAIAIFVILLVLALLGIGAVV; the protein is encoded by the coding sequence ATGCTGAAATGGGCACTGATTTTTCTGGTGATTTCACTGGTTGCCGGCTTCTTCGGCTTCACCGGGGTATCTGCCGCCGCCGCCAAAATCGCGAAAATCCTGTTCTTCATCGCAATCGCGATTTTCGTGATCCTGCTCGTGCTCGCGCTGCTGGGCATCGGCGCCGTTGTCTAG
- a CDS encoding NADP-dependent oxidoreductase translates to MMKAIRIHDFGTPDVLSLEQVERPEPATGEVLIKVLAASVNPVDWKIRSGDYGAVDEDRLPMILGRDICGEAEALGEGVGHIAVGDRMFAFLDMSRGGYAEYVAVPAEHLAAVPQSLSAEEAAAVPLAGLTAWQGLIDHGGLQEGQRVLVHGGGGGVGHLAVQIAKAKGAWVATTVSPEDMEFARKLGADQVIDYKSEIFEDVLDPVDLVFDLIGGETRMRSFEVLKEGGIMVSTLGEPDRETASKFKVRTAGYMAKPNGGQLAEIAELVERRKLRISVQNTFQLSDAAKAQAVLENQHTQGKVVLSVA, encoded by the coding sequence ATGATGAAAGCGATCCGCATCCATGATTTCGGAACGCCCGATGTTCTGTCACTCGAGCAGGTCGAGCGGCCTGAGCCGGCCACAGGTGAAGTTTTGATCAAGGTGCTTGCCGCGAGCGTCAATCCGGTAGACTGGAAAATTCGATCCGGCGATTACGGCGCCGTTGACGAGGACAGGCTGCCGATGATCCTTGGCCGCGATATCTGCGGAGAGGCCGAGGCGCTCGGCGAAGGGGTCGGGCACATCGCAGTCGGCGACCGCATGTTCGCCTTCCTCGACATGAGCCGCGGCGGCTATGCCGAGTATGTGGCGGTTCCGGCAGAACATCTAGCCGCCGTGCCGCAATCCCTGAGCGCCGAGGAGGCCGCGGCCGTGCCGCTTGCAGGCCTCACCGCTTGGCAGGGTCTCATCGATCACGGCGGGCTTCAGGAGGGCCAGCGCGTCCTCGTCCATGGCGGCGGCGGTGGCGTCGGCCATCTTGCCGTTCAGATCGCAAAGGCGAAGGGCGCCTGGGTGGCGACGACGGTCTCGCCCGAAGACATGGAATTCGCGCGCAAGCTCGGCGCCGATCAGGTCATCGACTACAAATCGGAAATCTTCGAGGACGTCCTCGACCCCGTCGATCTCGTGTTCGACCTGATCGGCGGCGAAACGCGCATGCGTTCGTTTGAGGTGCTGAAGGAAGGCGGCATCATGGTCTCCACGCTCGGCGAGCCCGACCGGGAAACCGCCTCGAAGTTCAAGGTCCGCACCGCCGGCTACATGGCCAAGCCCAACGGCGGCCAGCTCGCCGAGATCGCCGAACTCGTCGAGCGGCGCAAGCTGCGGATTTCCGTGCAGAACACGTTTCAGCTTTCCGACGCGGCGAAGGCTCAGGCGGTTCTGGAAAACCAGCATACGCAGGGCAAGGTGGTACTGAGCGTAGCCTGA